The Schistocerca cancellata isolate TAMUIC-IGC-003103 chromosome 4, iqSchCanc2.1, whole genome shotgun sequence genome contains a region encoding:
- the LOC126183407 gene encoding ceramide glucosyltransferase, with amino-acid sequence MTFATDLSKMSPMIYTLYGFAIFFFVFWCGKWGVHLIAIFYAKWRLHQKPNQLPSETPYPGVSILKPLMGVDLHLFSNLETFFTMNYPLYELLFCVEDESDPAVMLVNKLMEKYPNVQARLFTGGFNVGVNPKINNMQPGFKEAQYDLILISDSGIRMKEDTLMDMVSYMKDDVAIVHQMPFTCDREGFAATLEKIYFGTAQARIYLAAAFLGVNCHTGMSTLIKKPLIDEVGGLQAFSCYLAEDFFLAKSLRERGWRMCISSQPAWQNSGQCNISTFQARLTRWAKLRTAMVPQTIFLEPMSECMLLGGCAAWAVSFLFDWDPIVFYLVHILVWFLLDWLLLTIVQNSSLPFNKFDFVVGWLFRELSSPYIFLQALWDPAIRWRGRTFKLRWGGIAEELKPKVKV; translated from the exons ATGACGTTTGCTACAGACCTAAGTAAAATGTCTCCAATGATCTATACATTGTATGGTTTTGCTATATTTTTCTTCGTGTTTTGGTGTGGAAAGTGGGGTGTGCATCTCATAGCAATTTTTTATGCCAAGTGGAGATTACACCAGAAACCAAATCAGTTGCCAAGTGAAACACCATATCCcggagtttcaattttaaaaccaTTAATGGGTGTGGACTTGCATTTATTCAGTAACTTGGAAACATTTTTCACCATGAATTACCCCCTTTATGAACTTTTATTTTGTGTTGAGGATGAAAGTGATCCTGCAGTGATGCTTGTTAataaactcatggaaaaatatccaAATGTGCAAGCAAGACTATTTACTGGTGGTTTTAACGTTGGTGTGAATCCGAAAATAAACAACATGCAGCCAGGTTTCAAGGAGGCTCAGTATGATCTCATACTCATATCGGACAGTGGTATTCGTATGAAAGAAGATACTCTGATGGACATGGTGTCGTACATGAAAGATGATGTGGCAATAGTGCATCAGATGCCCTTTACGTGTGACAGGGAGGGATTTGCTGCCACTTTAGAGAAGATTTATTTTGGCACAGCACAGGCAAGAATTTATCTTGCAGCAGCTTTCTTGGGTGTGAACTGCCATACTGGTATGTCAACACTTATCAAAAAACCACTGATTGATGAAGTTGGTGGTCTGCAAGCATTTAGTTGCTACCTTGCTGAAGACTTCTTCCTTGCAAAATCTTTGCGGGAGCGTGGCTGGAGGATGTGTATCAGTAGTCAACCAGCGTGGCAGAATTCTGGGCAATGTAACATCTCTACATTTCAG GCTCGGTTAACACGTTGGGCTAAGCTGAGGACTGCAATGGTTCCACAAACAATTTTCTTGGAACCTATGTCAGAATGCATGTTGCTGGGAGGCTGTGCAGCTTGGGCAGTCTCCTTCCTGTTTGACTGGGACCCAATTGTCTTTTATCTAGTGCACATACTTGTGTGGTTTCTTCTTGACTGGCTGTTACTGACAATTGTGCAGAATAGTTCTCTACCTTTCAATAAGTTTGACTTTGTTGTGGGGTGGCTGTTTCGTGAGCTATCTTCCCCATATATATTTCTACAAGCTTTGTGGGATCCAGCCATAAGATGGCGAGGGCGAACTTTCAAATTACGGTGGGGAGGAATAGCAGAAGAGCTCAAGCCTAAAGTGAAAGTTTGA